CAAAACCTGGAGTCTAACATGGTCAGACTGTAGGATCAGAAGTAGATGCAAGCCAGAGCAGAATGGACACACAGAACAGCAGAAGTCTCATCTGGTACCTACTGGGGACATGGCCCAAGTATCCTGCCTGAGGCAGAAGAGGTCAGGATTGGCAGCAGCTACCCCACCACCGACGCCATGCCTTTCAATGTCCTGTCAGGCCTGCAGGTGACCTGCCCCCTTGCTGCCCTTCTCCAGGGCTGAGCTCCAAGCAATCTAGTCTACAGATGTGTGCAGCTTCCCAGACATTCATAGCAGGGTACCAGCCTTGCTTACAGGTTGTTTTGCCACAGGTCTCATATAGCCTAGTGTGGCTTTGACCTtcctaaggatgaccttgaacttctgaatctcctgcctccacctcccaatgcTTATAGGGGAGTATAGTCATGTGTCACCACACTGAGTGTATATGGCTTTGGGGATCTATCTAACCTTGAGCTTTGGACATGCTAGGCATGTATCTTAGTATACCCCCCAATTCAGCCCAGCGCTTTGAGGTGCTTGTCCTTAAGACTtaacttttcatttctctgtggcTTACTTGTGCTGGGTAGGTGTTCTGACTGCAATGACCAGTATCTTCAGGGTTGGTTTCCCTGACCTCCTACCCTCCAGGAACTACAAATTCACTGAGGCCATCAAGTATGGGCTCAGGGGACAGGAAAAAGCTGAAGGTCATAGTGTCAGGTGACATATGCCTAGACTGATGGTCAGTGTTTCACTGGCTTAAAATCTAGGTGCTGTTCTTGCCTAAAGTAGGGGTGGTGCCTAGAGCAAAGAAGGACCCAAAAAAGGTAAGTGATACTCACATCCCTCTTAACCCCTGGGCCAAGTGCTGACTTAGAGACAATCAGCAAATGTTTTGGGCCTGAGGTAGTAAAAGGCATGCTGGGAGGAGCCACTTTCCTGTCCTTAGAACTAACCCCAGTAGCTGCAAGAGGAACCATAGCTGATGATATTTGAAGTCACTGAGGGCTACTTCAGGGCAGCTGAGTGCTCTGGGGACTACACTCTTTCTGGAGGGTACGTGGGTCACCTAGAATAGTGTCCACCACTAAATGCACATCCACTCTAAACCATAGACTGAATTTATTTGGAAAAACTCTTTGTAGATGTGACCAGTTAAGCTGAGGATGTGCTGCGTCCGGGCAGCCTGAAATCCAATGGTGTAcatctttgtaagagttgccagccaagcatggtggtgcatgcctgtaaggTCAGCACTCAGATAGCCACTAGCCTGACACCAGGgtaggctacacagcaagaccctgtctcaaggttaaaaaaaaaaaaaagtgaatgccCAAGTGCAAATGACAGCATTATTATGGTTATGACAGGTTTCGAAACAAGAAACACCAAGTGGCTGGCAGAACCCCAAGCACCAGCTCCAGGAGGACAGAGAAAACATTCCTGTTCTAAAACCACCCAATTTGGGATCAGTGATtaaggaagccagaggaagctACCAGAAAGGCAGAGGGCCTCAGGATTAGCGCTCCTCAACTCCACTTAGGTTTAGTTACGTCTAGGCTTCCAACCAGGGAAGGGAGGCGCCTTGTCTTCATACCCCAAGGATGCTCAGCTGCTGGTTCAGTCAGACTGACTACAAGGACAGCTGGGTTTCTGGACAAGTAGGTGGCAGCTACTACATGAGAGTCCTTCTCCAAGTTCTTACTGGGCTGGTTGACATGGTTATGGTTAATCTTAGCTGAACAAAGGCCCAGAGGCTGGAGGGGCTTGGAAGGAGTTACAAGGGCTGCAAGTATTAGCTCCCCTCCTGGACCTAGTGAGTGGTTGCATAGCCTCAATTCCCCCTTGCTCCAGGTCCTGCTGCTGCAGAGCATGGTTTATAGCATGCACTGCAGGCAGGATGTCCTCTGGAGAGGCGTACTCCAGAACTCAAAATAGCATGAAATTTAATTTTCCGCCTATTTGACAAAGCTTGGATGGGGCCCCAATCAGCAGTACAGATAAGGGTCCTCGGATCCAGGGTGTGGGCCAGCTGGGCTTGAGGCAAACACTCCATGGTCCCCCGGCACTGCGTGCAGGTGAGGCAGTCTTCAGGTACTCCCCCCGCGGGGCTCTGGTTGCTGGGCGCTAAAACAAACGGGCTCTGTTTGCCCAGTCTGCGATGACAATGCCGTTGCCAAATATTTGCCAGCCTCAGGCAGTTGTGGAGCCCCCTATAAATGCTTTCGCCCCAGGTGGAGGTGGGCCTGCTGAGTGAGCGCTACAGTCCCAGTCAGGTAGGAGCCTGGGTGAATGCTGGAGTCTTCTGGGGTGGTCACAGcactgggggttgggaggggggtGTCTGTCCTGCTGGTAATGTCTGCACTAAGCTCTCCACTAGCAGTCTTCCTCAGAGACTACTGTCAGGACTACTGGACACCtcctgagacagaaggatccagCAATGTAAGACATCAAAGTGGCCAGTCTCTACTTCCCAAGCTCAGCTTTCAGGATAGCAGAGAGGGGCTGGGCAGTTTGACCCTGAGCAGATCTGACTAAGGGGTCACTCACACCCAGGCCTCTCAGACAGAGATTGTCTTCTGATACACCTTGTTGGACACCTgctctccccttcctctgtgAAAGAGCCTAGTGGCTCTAGGGTTGAGATCTACTGTAGGGTCACTAGCCAGGAGGAGAGAGAGCCATGCCTAGGCTCCAAATGAgacccccccccctctctctctctctctctctctttctctctctctcttcggTTTTTCTAGACatgttttcctctgtgtagccctagctgtcctggtactcagtctgtagatcaggctggccttgaattcagagatctgcctgcctgactcttgagattaaaggcatgtgccaccacacctggtttgacacccttttctaaaaaaaaaaaaaaaaaaaaaaaccaccaccaccaccaacaagaaTTACTACCCAAgaggggtggcacatgcctttaatcccagcattctggaggcagggaCAAGCAGACTtgtgtgagtttgaagccagtccaGTTTATACGGCAAGTTCTAGGATGGCCAAGGCTATGTAGACaggtcctatctcaaaacaaagaaaacaaaagaggaagaggaggaggaggggggaaggaaggaaggaaagaaaaaagaaagaaaaacaaaaccccaacaatTGCACCTCTTCAGAAAGAAGCCCTGGAGCTGTGACTGTAGCTAACGGTAGCTACATAGGAACTGTGTCTACTGGAGCTTTTTGGCTGTCACAGCCCCCCCAAGCTCCCAATGGCATATGGCAGACTTCTGAGCCTGTCAAGGCAGGTTCTGGTTCTATCCAGTGATCCAGGCTGGGACAGGGTAGATGCCTTGTCCAGtgcctgtctcttcctgtctGGGTAGTACTGCCCTCTAGTATTGCCTCTGGCCCTACCCTGTGGCCTGAGTGATCCCAACTGTGGTGGTTCTCATGGTAGCATCTGTTTCCCCTGTACCATGAGGGCTCCTCCCTACACGGGTACATCTCTCTGAGCTCAGTAGGCCCAGGGATGGAGAGAGCAAAGAGCTGAAGCAGCGTTTTGCAGGCTGTGCACACACAGGCTATGTCTAGTGGGCACTGCCAGCCCTCACTTGCTAACCCATCCTCTCACTTCCCTCCTAGTCTGTGCCTGCTGTTCCAGGAACCCCCAGAATTTTGGAGACCTCAACAAGATGGCTGCTGGTGTTATACGGTCTGTCTGTGACTTCCAGCTGCCCCTACCATCACACAAGTCTTTCCTGCCCACAGACCTGGAGGCTCCAGAAACttctgaagaagaggaggaggaggaagaagaggaggaggaggaagaggaagaagaagagggagaccAGGACCTGCAAGGTGAGGGGCTACAGGAATGCAGCCCAGACTCCCAGAGCTCAGGAGTAGCCCCTCAAGGTCCCAGCAGCCCTGAAACCCCAATGCAGCTGCTGCGCTTCTCAGAGCTCATCAGTGGTGACATCCAGAGATATTTTGGACGCAAGGACACAGGGCAAGACCCAGATGCCCAAGACATCTGTGctgacagccagccagccagctgttCTGCCCGGGATCTATACTATGCTGATCTCGTATGCCTGGCCCAGGATGGGCTCCCAGAGGATGAGGAGGCTGCTGAGCTCAGGATGCATTTCCCTGGGGGGCCTGAGGGTCAGGTGCACAGGCTGGGCCACAGAGGAGACAGGGTGCCACCACTGGGCCCCCTGGCCGAGCTCTTTGATTATGGCCTTCGGCAGTTCTCCAGACCCAGAGTGTCAGCTTGCCGAAGACTAAGGCTGGAGCGGAAGTACAGCCACATAACCCCCATGACCCAAAGAAAATTGCCTCCATCCTTCTGGAAGGAGCCTGTGCCCAACCCACTAGGCCTACTGCACCCGGGCACACCAGATTTTAGTGATCTGCTGGCCAGCTGGTCTGCTGAGGGTGGCTCTGAGTTGCAGAGTGGAGGCACCCAAGCTCTGGAGGGGACACATCTGGCTGAGGTCTAGTGAGCAGGCAGGTGAGTCAGGAGTGTGCTGGGGGTAGCAGTGGCCATTTCTATTTCTACCTTCAGAACAACCCAGCACCTACTTCCTATAGCACAGGCCCTGCCCTAGTAGGTCTATCTAAGTAGTCATGCAGTTAGCTCTCCCTCAAGGAGAGCAGGCCCAAGAGGATGTAAGCTTATCCCAAACCTGGAACTGTGGCCACCATCACTGAGAGGAGAGCGAGGAGGGCAAGGAGAGCGaggagagcgagagcgagagcgagagcgagagcgagagagagagagagagagagagagagagagagaaagagagagaacaaaagcttATCCAGACACATCTGGCTAGCGGCTCTCAGGGGGCGGGGGGACCCCCACTATACACAGCAGGACTCAGGACTCTGCCCACATGAAGCGAATGGAACCCAGGCGAGAACTATTACTTGCGTGTACACCCTTGCCCATTGTTACTAGGCCAGCCCCAAGATTCACGTCAGTAGCAAAGAGCGCTGCAAAAGTCGGGACTAAAACCCGGCCAGCCCTCCCCGTCTCTGGAGGTCTCAGGTGGTTTCATGTGTCGTCTCCTCAGCTAGGCTGGTGGCAGGACTAGGAGCTGCATGCAAGAGTTCGGGTTTTCTTGAGAGGCCAGACGAGGGACACTGCCTGATCACAGAGACCTAGATGCTCGCTCTCCAGATTCGTGCTCACAAGCGGCTTCCCTGGCACCTCAGTGTTAGCGGACAGGtgggcagggctggggatgtCTGAGGGCCCTGTGTCCTTGCTCTTTACATTTGTCCTCACAGGCAGCAGGGGTGTATCCTGACAGGTGTGGCCTGGGCGCCCCTGCACAGAACTCCCAGTGAACATGATAGTCTGGCCTTGCACTAGGCAGGGCAGGAGGAGTACTTCAAGGACCAAATAACTTGGGCCTTCTGAGTTTGGTCCCTCTCACTACTTGACACCCTTGTCGGGCCTGTGAGCTGCAGAAAAGCCATTCTATCAGATAACAGGAGAGTCTGGCTCCAGCAGGTACAAGGACTGGCATGTTTATTTCTGGATCATACTCAGAGATGTGACCTCATATGCAGGCTTCCATTGGGTTATGGCTGAGATCACTCCGGGCCTTTTCTGGGCCACCAAGTTCAAGAGGACTGTCTTCCAATGAAGCCACCTGCCCAGAGATGTAGCTCATACACAACACACCCCCTGTGGCAGTGTTGCTACCCTTGGGAGACCCAGCCTCTCAGGTGCCCACCTCACAGCCTGGTACACTCCCCAGGAGTTCACAGAGACCAGCTCGCTCAGGGCTATGTCCTTGATGAAGAACCGCTGCCTCACCAGGGACATAAATACCCGCTTGCTGCCCAGCGTCAGTGGCCAGGGTCCCTCCTCACTCCACAGGCGCAGCATGCTCTCACGCAGGGTTGCGATCTCTTCTGTGCGCTGCAAGTGCAGAGGTACGGGGCCAAGAGAACTCATGGGGAACAAGTACAGAGGTGGGTGgcagatgtgtgtatgtggggatgTCTTCCACAGAGGAAGCCCAGCGGGAGGTCCTCACCTCCAGGACACACTGTTCAGCACCACCCAGCTAATGTGTTCCTGGGACCCTGTAGAGATGGGAACAGAGGGGCTTGGGGCAGGCTGGCAGAGGGTGAGGGGTCAAGCGGTTCTCCCAGAGTTTTCTCTCACCAGTTTGGTCTCATTATTAAACTTCaggttctggatggttttgttggCCTGGAGGCTGTTTTCCAGCTTTATCATTTGCTTCTGAAACTAAACATAGCTCTAATCATGAGCAGATACAGACTGCCGCCAGCCAAATATACCCACCAGCACAGCAACACTGGGGGCCTGGAGTTtagggaagcagacacaggtagcTTCCTGGGGCCCAAGGGATACCGTGGCCAGCTGGCCCTGGATCTCTGCAATCTTCCGTCCAGGGTTCTCCTCTTTCAGAAGCTGCACAGACATCAGCAAGGTAGCTAGCTCCTGTCGCACAGTCTCAACCTCAAACTCCCTGTGGGCGTCAGGGGTTGGTTATAGGGGGTTCCAGAGCCCAAGGAAGAAGGCTCAGTTCAGAGCTAAGACTCCTGAGGCTAAACTTGAGAGTTTAGGCTATTCTATAGGAGGTAGAGCCCAGGGTGGGACTAGCTAGGGACTGGATAACCATACAGGCAGAGGTGCAGGGCTTAGAAGGACCAGTAAAGATCAGGGAGATAGAAGAGTTTCTGTATTTCCAAGAGGCCTGGGTGGTTTTGAAGCCTCACCTGGCCTTGCCCTCAGCAGAGATCTTCACATCTATGTCACTCTTGTGAAGAACACACTTGTTGGAGACACTTTCTATCTGAAATGTGGAATATGTAGGAAGCCAAGGTGACTTAGCACAGCCATCTGGGAGCCCCAGGCCAGCCCAAGCCTAGCCAAGGTCTAGAACCTCAAGGCTAGTGGCAACTCTGTTCTTACCCACCTGCTGGGGGAGGTTGTTCACTTTCTCCTGCACCTCCTGCAAGTGAGCTGAGACTTCTTTCAGCCACTGGGCCAGATCCTGCAGCGACTCCCTCTCCACACCTTCCCATTCAGTCTGTGCCTGCAATTTCAACATCCTGTGAGGGATGGTAGGCAGATGGGTAGACAGGGCCTGCTAAAGCTAAGAGGCAGAGTATCTGACTCTAAAGCATGTTTGTATAAAGCATGCAGATTGCCCGGAAAAGCCTGGCCAGACACTGCAGAAGACAGATGTTCCAGACTTATGGCAGCTGAGGTGGTCTTCCTAGGCAGGGCCATCCAGCTGGGCAGAAACTTGCCCTTGAGGAGCTGACAGTTGTTTGTGACAGGAATAGAGAACAGATTGACCACACTTCAGGAGGGTACATTGTGGCCAATGGACTCGTTGGCAGCTGCTCTGGCCATACATATCCAGAAAGGATGCAGAGGCAGCCAAGGTTGGGGGATCCACCCGCCACACCAGAGGGAGTGTTCACAGCAGTTACAAAAGAGAATGGCCTCTTGTGTCTATCAACAGAGGAATAAGTATGTGAAACATGGTCTGTCCACATGTAGGAACATTATTTAGCTACCAAGGGATAAAGCATGGATCCACACAACAGGGATGACCCATGAAGGCAACTCAGGAGAGAAGCCCGAGATGAAAGGTTTATGCTGGGATGAAGTGCCTACAGCATACAGATCAGAGCtaggtgggggaggagaggaacaGTTAGGCTCTGGGGTTCTATATGATGTGAAGAGAAAGTTCTGGAGCTGACTTCAATAACTTCTCTTGTGAACGCACTAAACGTGCCGGGTTTTGGTTAGGGTTGGGGTtgagcaatcttcctgccttggacTCCTGAGGTTGGGATCATACTGAGCATCAGGCCAGCACAcaggctacatagcaaaatcctCTCTTACATCAAACCAATAGTGACACGATAATAATAATGGGATGAAGAAATGGATTGGCAGttcagagtacttgctgttcttccagaggactggaatttggttcccagcacccaggctgggtggctcacaatcatctgtgacTCCAGCCTCAGGAGAGTGACACACTCTTCTGCCTATCTgagcacttacacacatgcagtacatacacacatacacataaataaaaaaatacaaaaaaggaaattcaaacaaataaaatatacaactaAACAAAACCCACTGAACTATATGCTTTAAAAGGTgattgggggtgggtgggtggtggcggtgctttttcaagacagggttgctCTATGCAacactcctggctgtcctggaactacttttgtggaccaggctggccttgaactatagagatctacctgcctctgcctccagagctgggattacggAAACGTGTTTCCATTCCCAACTGAAAGGTGAattgaacagagaaaaaaagaaaacaaagaagagagtggggaaggaaagagaaagagtgtgCTGGGGCCAAGGGGCTGTAGGAGCCACCCTGCCTGATTCAGAGGATCAGGTCTCTACCCGTGGCTCCATCCTTTATTTCCCTTCCTTATTATGGGTCTGTCCACCTCACCTGGGATAGCTTCAGGTCTAGTGTTTGCTCCTGCAGATCTAGCCTCCAGCTCAGAGCTAGACAGTGGTCACTCAGGTCCTTCAACTGCTGGTCCAGTCCTGCCACTGACCCCTCTAGGACCTGGCTCTTCTCCTGGAGCTGCATGGGACGGCGTGGAGGGAAGCTCTGCTGGGTGCCCATGTGCACAGGGATCCCTGCCGAGTGCCACCTTGCTCAGTCCCTTACCAGCTCCAGTGCATCCTGTGTTTCCTGCTGAGCTAGCTTGCCAGCCGTCTGCACAGCCTCCAGATTCTCATGGACATATGAAGCCAACTCCCCAGCCTGGGTCTCCTCCAAGCTCACCTTGGCCTCCCTGTGTATTGATACCCAAACTATCCCTTAGCACTGGCTAGGGAGTGGGAGAGGCTGCGTGCTAGCCCTGGGACCTTCTAGGTGATCCCATGGACCAGGGGAGGGGTGTTCCCAAGAAGAGAGTGTGACACTCAGGGTGAAGGAACGGGAGCTCTAGCAGAGGGTTGCTATCCTTTCGTGACATGTCCAATTAGTCAGGGTCTAACCGACAGCTGCAGGGGTTGAGGGAGTCAGGGCATTCCCCAGCTAAGCTCAGCCAGTGGTTAGCTGAGCAAGGGACTGAGTGGACCACTGTCCTGACAAGACACCCACCGAGCCTTCTGCTCAGCCATCAGGACACGATTCAGTGACACCTGGTTCTGTCGCACAAACTTGGTCAGATAGACTACAGCTTTGTCTAGGCCCCGGCACTGCTCCAGTAGGtggccctcctcctcctgctatGGCAGAAGTGGCCCTGAGCCTTGGTGACTACCCCATCTCCCACCCTGCCTGGCCATCCAGGCCCACCTCACGCTGTGCCCGCAAGACCCGCAAGCGCTCCTCTGTCAGTTCATGCAGCTTCTGCCAGCGGCTTTCCAGTTCCTCTCGCAGGCTGCTCTCTGCCATCAGCCGTGTACTCTCTGAGGATTTCATTCTCTGTGGAGACAGCACTAGCTGctgcaacttttaaaaaaataatttatttttattttatgttttgaccatgtgcatgtctgtgtgagggtgttagaaCTCCAGGAACAGATGTAGACAGTAGTGAGATGCCATGTGGTTGCTTGCAATTTAACTGgatactctggaagagcagccagtactcttaacctctgagccatctctccaacccagcaCCTGTAAATGTGTTGCTCCGTTGGACAATCTGTGAGGACACTGGGCCCCACCCAGGCCCTCACCTGCTCCAAGGCCAGGAAACTCTTCTGTAGAAAACCACATAGCTTAGCCTCTCTCTTTAGGAAGCGGAGGCTCATCTCCTCGTTGAGTTTGGTCATCTGGGCCTGTGAGGGACCAGAGTCACCTGAAGCTTCCCTGCCAGAAATCCTACCCTGCCTTGTATGTCCACTCCCTCACCAGGGTCTCATTCCCCCCATGTTCCCAATCCCTGCAGAGCCAGGCTGCATGTACTGGGCAGTAATGAAGGTAGGGCAGCTGGACCCACTGTCCCCCAGAACACTAGATCACGAGCCAGGAAGGGGCCTAAGGATCAAGATCATGAGGGCCTAGACAATTCAGTGCACATCCAGAGCCCCAGATGTACCTGGGAAAGGCTGCTCAGTGGGCACTGGATTCCATGCTGAGCTGGAGCCTCAGCAGGAGAAGCTCATGTGAAGACACCCTGGTGTGTGAGAACACCCCTGGACATGTGGGACCCAAGCATGGCCTTATCAAGCATGTGGGTGGGAAAACTAGAAGTAACCCTTGGGCTTTGCCTCCTCCCCATGCTGTTCTCTTGCTGCTCTGAGGGTCGGAAGGCACAGGACAGAGGTCCAAGGCCCAGCTCAGCCTTCTGTCCCTCAACCTCACACACTCTGTAGTAAGGCTGTCTCCTTTGGGACTTGACATAGCCAGTGCCATTATGCAGCTGAGCAGCTGTGGTGACCTGTGGAGATCTTGGATTGCAGTCATGGCAATGAGAAACAGCTCTGAGCAGATAGCTGTCTATGGGAATGGGGCTAACAGCCTctctgggagaggggagggagagttaTAGACCTTTCCCTGCAATTGCAACCAGCACTCCCTCCTACCCAACTACTCCAATGCTAAAGTATAAGAGGTAAAATATTGATGGTAGGGCCATGGCAGCCTTTTGGTTTGCACCCACCCGTCTTACCCGTGCTAACCTGTAAGAAGACCCAATAAGCCCATTTATTTGCTAAGCTGGACTTGGAATCTTTCTTTAAGCCCACTGGCTCCTTCCCTATTTAGAGTGAATAAATATTTCTCTCATGTCTCCCCAGAAATATCAGGATTTGACAAATCTGGATGTTTGGCACATGACTggaattccagtactcaggaggttgaAGTTCACAGGAGGGTTGCCGAGTCTGAGGTGATCTGGGCTTCAAAGTGAGACTGTCACACCTCCATATATACCAAAGAAAAGTCACAAGAAACCTACCTCACAACATCCACTTGCCTGTCACCTCTGTGGCTGCAGGACTCTCTTACCAACAGGCCCAGCTCTCAGGCTCTCACAAAGAACCTGGCATGGGCCACTGTCTGGGTGAAGTTCATCTGAGGCACTACTGGCCTCCCTTCCCTGCAGGAGGGGAGCCTCAAACAGGGAtggctacattttatttttaagataggatctcatatatggcccaggctggcttcgtACCTGTCATGCCACTATGCTCAGAtttatgggtgctggagattgaatccaGAACTCTGTGAATACTAGGCCAGCAATCCATCAACTAAGCCAGACACCCATCCCTCGGTCACCTTTTCTGAAGAGCTAGGCCGCAAATATTTCAAGATCCCAGGGTCTCCCTTGAAGCCTCCCAACTCTTGTTCAAAGTAGTGACTGTCACTATGTTAAACAAATGTTCATGGCTctgtgccaataaaactttattacaaAAACAAGCAGTGGCATGTAAACTCCTAAGAACCCTCAAAGGGCCTGATTAGCTTCCTTCATGCCCAGCATGTGAGGAATCCTCAACCCAAAGCTTCTGTGTTTTTGATGATGGCAATGCATTAACTTCCCAGCAGCCATGAGGTGAACGCCACTACTTCTGGGCAGAAGCATCCAGTATGTTCTGCCCACTCTGTCCTGTGAGGAGCCTGGATACAGAACAGCAGCTGTAATCCCTGGTCTACATTTGTAGAGCCAAAAAGCTGGGTGGCAGGCATGTGTAACCACTCCTAAGCTCCAtgtagaagcagaggcaggttgcccggtctctgtctctctctttcttccaagccacggtttctctgtgtaactttagctatcctggaaccagttctgtagaccaggctgactttgaactgagagattcacctgcctctgcctcctgagtgctaggatgaaaggtgtgcaccacccccaTGCAGAGGCCCCTCTGAAGGGTCCCAAGTGGAAGGAGAACATGCTGCCTTGGGATTTTGAGTCCTACTTGAGAGAAATGCTAAACCCAAAAACAGCTGCAGAAGGAGCCTCAGGCCCAGCTGCTCCTTTTCTGTTAGTTCAACTGACTTGTTTTGTAAGAGGCCCCGTCCCCTGCCCATGCTTTCTGTTCCCCCAAACCTGCAGCAACAGGGCACATGACAAGGCTGTGTGACAGCAGAATTGAGTTTTCAGTGACTGAGATTGCAGCTAAGGTCAGTGAGTGGGCAGTGCAGCTGGGATGAGAGGCGACCACATCACACAGGGTGGGACTGGTGAGCCTACTCTTGTACACTGAAACAGACGACTGCAGGAAGGGAGGCACTGATGACAAGGCCATAGGCTGGGGAACACTGGAGGTTTCCCGCTCAGAGCCCTGATGGTGACTCTTGCCTAGGCGAAGCCTGGCTTTCAGGAGGTACCTGCATCTTGGCCAACTCAAGGTCCACCTTTTGGCTGGTGTCCTCTTGGTTTTTCTGCAGGGTGCTGCAGGCTGCTTCCCGGCCCTGCTCCTCTTGGCTCAGCATGCCAGTCAGGTTGGTCAGTCTAGAGGCAATAGGTGTGTTAACACCAACTCAGGGGAGACTGGTGGGCTTTAGGCCCTTAGGTCCTTCTCAGGCTGAGGTACACAACCCACCCAGGTGACACATGGAAATAGCCCTTGGAGGTCCCTAGTGAGAGCAAGGCACCAAATGAAAGAGAGCAGGCAGGTGGGGTCTCCAGTAGTGAGAAGTGCAGCATTCATGTTACAAGATGCTCCCTGGGGCCACTGAGGGCTCAAGATGGAAGACCTCAGCCTTGCTCTGGCCTGAGATTTCCAGTGTATACAAAACTGGTTTCAAGCTAGTCCAAGGAGTTGGCCCACCTGAGGTTTATCTCTTGCTCGGAATGTTTCCGCTCTGAGTCCTGTAGAGCCTGTTTCCTCCTGATGTGTGTCAAAGCCTCCCGGACCTCCACTAGCCTGGTGGAAGGAGTTGCCATGCTAGCCCCAGAGCAGCTAGGCAGTGTCTGTTGCTGCAGGTCTGGTCATGGGGTCATGCAACCCGTTTCCCACCACCTGTATAGCCTGCCCCAGTGTATGCAGAGCCAGTCTGAATTGGGACAACTATAGGTATTGTTTACTTAAATGAGATCCGTGTGGGCACCACACCAGCTACTGCAGGGAAGCATGGGACCCAGCCCTTCCCACTGAAGCTTGtacttgtctctctctctatacCTTTTATCCAGGGCTTGCATCTGGTTCTGGCTCTGGGGCCCAGATAACTGCAAAGAGGAGGAAACGAGGGCTAGGCAGGTTGAATCTGTGCCTACCAAGCCCCTGCAGCATAAGCGCAGGAGAATATGAAGGAGCCAGAGCTTGAAACAACTGGGATCAGTAGGGTCAGGATCCAGGAAATGTCCCAAGCATCAGGAAAAGGTTGGCTTATTCGTGTATCTTCTGCTTTGTCTCACCTCTAACTCCTTCTCTGGGCTCCAGGCTGCCTGCTGCATTTCTTGCCTCAGCTGCCGCAGCTCTGAGGCCTGCATATGCACACGGGCACGGACCTGTAACAGCTCACGAAGCAGGCCCAATGTGGCATGTTC
The nucleotide sequence above comes from Arvicanthis niloticus isolate mArvNil1 chromosome 6, mArvNil1.pat.X, whole genome shotgun sequence. Encoded proteins:
- the Ccdc154 gene encoding coiled-coil domain-containing protein 154 isoform X2; this encodes MSEPADGSSLGFSPTQLSTAALDDLELLLTEGLASPEPLSVETSERYEYSGLAPGSLVPEQDTPKQWKQLEQWVAELQAEVVRLRGHKERCEHATLGLLRELLQVRARVHMQASELRQLRQEMQQAAWSPEKELELSGPQSQNQMQALDKRLVEVREALTHIRRKQALQDSERKHSEQEINLRLTNLTGMLSQEEQGREAACSTLQKNQEDTSQKVDLELAKMQAQMTKLNEEMSLRFLKREAKLCGFLQKSFLALEQRMKSSESTRLMAESSLREELESRWQKLHELTEERLRVLRAQREEEEGHLLEQCRGLDKAVVYLTKFVRQNQVSLNRVLMAEQKAREAKVSLEETQAGELASYVHENLEAVQTAGKLAQQETQDALELLQEKSQVLEGSVAGLDQQLKDLSDHCLALSWRLDLQEQTLDLKLSQAQTEWEGVERESLQDLAQWLKEVSAHLQEVQEKVNNLPQQIESVSNKCVLHKSDIDVKISAEGKAREFEVETVRQELATLLMSVQLLKEENPGRKIAEIQGQLATFQKQMIKLENSLQANKTIQNLKFNNETKLRTEEIATLRESMLRLWSEEGPWPLTLGSKRVFMSLVRQRFFIKDIALSELVSVNSWGVYQAVRWLHWKTVLLNLVAQKRPGVISAITQWKPAYEVTSLSMIQK
- the Ccdc154 gene encoding coiled-coil domain-containing protein 154 isoform X5 is translated as MSEPADGSSLGFSPTQLSTAALDDLELLLTEGLASPEPLSVETSERYEYSGLAPGSLVPEQDTPKQWKQLEQWVAELQAEVVRLRGHKERCEHATLGLLRELLQVRARVHMQASELRQLRQEMQQAAWSPEKELELSGPQSQNQMQALDKRLVEVREALTHIRRKQALQDSERKHSEQEINLRLTNLTGMLSQEEQGREAACSTLQKNQEDTSQKVDLELAKMQRMKSSESTRLMAESSLREELESRWQKLHELTEERLRVLRAQREEEEGHLLEQCRGLDKAVVYLTKFVRQNQVSLNRVLMAEQKAREAKVSLEETQAGELASYVHENLEAVQTAGKLAQQETQDALELLQEKSQVLEGSVAGLDQQLKDLSDHCLALSWRLDLQEQTLDLKLSQAQTEWEGVERESLQDLAQWLKEVSAHLQEVQEKVNNLPQQIESVSNKCVLHKSDIDVKISAEGKAREFEVETVRQELATLLMSVQLLKEENPGRKIAEIQGQLATFQKQMIKLENSLQANKTIQNLKFNNETKLRTEEIATLRESMLRLWSEEGPWPLTLGSKRVFMSLVRQRFFIKDIALSELVSVNSWGVYQAVRWLHWKTVLLNLVAQKRPGVISAITQWKPAYEVTSLSMIQK
- the Ccdc154 gene encoding coiled-coil domain-containing protein 154 isoform X7 yields the protein MSEPADGSSLGFSPTQLSTAALDDLELLLTEGLASPEPLSVETSERYEYSGLAPGSLVPEQDTPKQWKQLEQWVAELQAEVVRLRGHKERCEHATLGLLRELLQVRARVHMQASELRQLRQEMQQAAWSPEKELELSGPQSQNQMQALDKRLVEVREALTHIRRKQALQDSERKHSEQEINLRLTNLTGMLSQEEQGREAACSTLQKNQEDTSQKVDLELAKMQAQMTKLNEEMSLRFLKREAKLCGFLQKSFLALEQLQQLVLSPQRMKSSESTRLMAESSLREELESRWQKLHELTEERLRVLRAQREAQTEWEGVERESLQDLAQWLKEVSAHLQEVQEKVNNLPQQIESVSNKCVLHKSDIDVKISAEGKAREFEVETVRQELATLLMSVQLLKEENPGRKIAEIQGQLATFQKQMIKLENSLQANKTIQNLKFNNETKLRTEEIATLRESMLRLWSEEGPWPLTLGSKRVFMSLVRQRFFIKDIALSELVSVNSWGVYQAVRWLHWKTVLLNLVAQKRPGVISAITQWKPAYEVTSLSMIQK